A window of Vigna unguiculata cultivar IT97K-499-35 chromosome 4, ASM411807v1, whole genome shotgun sequence contains these coding sequences:
- the LOC114181896 gene encoding TMV resistance protein N-like isoform X1: MFSSSLTYDVFLSFRGEDALHGFTGNLYKALCDRGIHTFIDDDDLESGEEISPALLKVIEESRIAIVVLSQNYASSCFCLDELAVILNCKNKGLHVIPVFYKVDPSDVRHQKGSYGEALTKHQIRFKDMEKVQKWKMALRQVANLSGYHFEDGVGYEYKFIKRIAEDVKHKIIRDSFTHVSDYPIGLDSQVLEVRKVLEFGTEDGVHMIGIHGMGGIGKSTLARAVYNDLIGENFDGLCFLENVRENTNKHGLKHLQSILLSQILGDKDIYFTSMQQGISTIKCRLKMKKVLLILDDVDKPEQLEAVAGGCDWFGPGSRIIITTRNKQLLENHRVTMTYEVKELNNNDALQLLKWKAFRNVKVDPEYELVLNSLLTYASGLPLALEVIGGSLVGKSIEGWKTTVKQYEMIPKMEILSILKVNFDALEEEEKSVFLDISRFLNVYAPTEVEDILNACYGRSMKHHIGMLVEKSLLKYDYFDNRLTMHDLVRDMCISIAWEELRKEPGKNSGLWLHKDVIHVSNNTRIKGLNASSFKRMKTLQKLHKKFQFFNHFLRSSRALIWFRFSSNCLPSALDNLLKKFENLTVMSFDDCKILTHIPDVSDLPNLKELSFKECENLITVHDSVGFLTKLKILRVVGCSKLISFPPLNLNSLERLELSNCSSLENFQRFTTEEWESALNQYDSVGLESRSDAFSYDVFLSFRGLDTRYGFTGYLYKALHDSGIHTFIADENLQRGEEITPTTVKAIKESRIAITVLSVNYASSTCCFDELATILDCLKRKRLLVLPVFYYVDPTLVQLQKDSFREALTKHEKRLKHDMEKLLKWKMLLHQVAKLFFFHIDHGNGYEYEFIGKIVEWVSKKINPGHYPVGIESKVQEVMKLLDVGCDGGVHMIGIHGIGGVGKSTLAKEVYNDLISYKFDASCFIENVREKSNKHGLQYLQSIILLNLLGEKDMKLTSVQQGISVIQRRLQKKKVLLILDDVDKEEQLQAVVGRADWFGPGSRVIITTRDEQLLASHNVQTTYEVKGLNNDEALQLLKWKAFKKHYFDPSYEELLNHVVTFAAGIPLALEVIGSNLYGKSVEEWKPVIHKLKKCPNNPVETILKASFDSLEEKERSVFLDFACCFKGYELAEVEDILQAQYGQNMKCYIDILVDKSLVKLIHGTKPCYDRVTLHDLIEDMGKDIVQQESLLEPGQRSRLWLLEDVREVLENNRGTNKIEIICLDFPIFDQEEGVEWNGKAFQNMQNLRTLIIRNGSFSKGPEYLPDNLRVLEWWRYPSNSLPSDFHPKELAICKLPCSSISTIELTNLLKKSVNLRVFKFSNANV, translated from the exons ATGTTTTCCTCTTCCTTAACCTACGATGTGTTCCTCAGCTTCAGAGGGGAAGACGCACTCCACGGTTTCACCGGCAATCTCTACAAAGCTCTCTGTGACAGGGGAATTCACACCTTCATCGATGATGATGACCTTGAGAGTGGAGAGGAAATCTCACCAGCACTTCTGAAAGTAATTGAAGAGTCTAGGATTGCCATCGTTGTGCTCTCTCAAAACTATGCTTCTTCCTGTTTCTGCTTGGATGAACTTGCAGTCATCCTTAACTGCAAGAATAAAGGGCTACATGTTATACCGGTATTTTATAAGGTGGATCCTTCAGACGTGAGACACCAGAAAGGGAGTTATGGAGAAGCATTGACTAAGCATCAGATAAGATTCAAAGATATGGAGAAGGTGCAGAAATGGAAGATGGCTCTGCGTCAAGTAGCTAACTTGTCTGGCTATCATTTCGAAGACGG AGTTGGATATGAATACAAGTTTATTAAGAGAATTGCTGAGGATGTCAAGCACAAGATTATTCGTGATTCTTTTACACATGTTTCGGATTACCCAATTGGACTAGACTCACAAGTGCTAGAAGTAAGGAAAGTTTTGGAGTTTGGAACTGAGGATGGTGTTCACATGATAGGAATCCACGGGATGGGTGGGATAGGAAAATCAACACTTGCTCGAGCTGTCTACAATGATTTAATTGGTGAGAATTTTGATGGATTGTGTTTTCTTGAAAACGTGAgagaaaacacaaacaaacatgGGTTAAAACACCTGCAAAGCATCCTTCTATCACAGATATTAGGAGATAAGGACATCTACTTCACAAGTATGCAACAAGGAATTTCTACGATAAAGTGTaggttgaagatgaagaagGTTCTCTTGATTCTGGATGATGTTGACAAGCCCGAGCAATTAGAAGCAGTTGCTGGAGGATGTGACTGGTTTGGTCCTGGCAGCAGAATCATCATCACAACTCGGAACAAACAATTGTTGGAAAACCATAGAGTTACTATGACATATGAGGTGAAGGAATTGAATAATAATGATGCTCTTCAGCTGCTTAAATGGAAAGCTTTCAGGAATGTAAAGGTTGATCCAGAGTATGAGTTAGTCTTGAATAGTCTTTTAACTTATGCTTCTGGCCTTCCACTGGCTTTAGAAGTAATAGGAGGCAGCTTGGTCGGAAAAAGTATAGAAGGATGGAAGACCACTGTCAAACAATATGAAATGATTCCCAAAATGGAAATCCTAAGTATACTTAAAGTAAACTTTGATGCTTTggaggaagaagagaagagtGTTTTTCTTGATATTTCTCGTTTCTTAAATGTATATGCGCCGACAGAGGTTGAAGATATACTTAATGCTTGTTATGGTCGTAGCATGAAACATCACATTGGAATGCTGGTTGAAAAATCTCTGTTGAAGTatgattattttgataataGACTTACAATGCATGACTTGGTAAGGGACATGTGTATAAGCATTGCCTGGGAGGAATTACGGAAAGAGCCGGGGAAGAACAGTGGATTATGGTTACATAAAGATGTGATTCATGTTTCGAATAACACT AGAATAAAAGGATTGAATGCAAGCAGCTTCAAGAGGATGAAAACCCTCcaaaaacttcataaaaaatTTCAGTTTTTCAATCATTTTCTTCGAAGTTCGAGAGCATTGATATGGTTCAGATTTTCTTCAAATTGTTTACCATCTGCGTTGGATAACTTATTGAAG AAGTTCGAGAATCTAACCGTCATGAGTTTTGACGACTGCAAAATTTTGACGCACATTCCTGATGTATCTGATCTCCCAAATTTGAAGGAACTTTCATTTAAAGAGTGTGAGAATTTAATTACAGTTCACGACTCAGTTGGTTTTCTGactaaacttaaaatattgaggGTTGTTGGTTGCAGCAAGCTTATTAGTTTTCCACCTCTCAACTTAAACTCTCTCGAAAGACTAGAACTTTCAAATTGTTCCAGTCTTGAGAACTTTCAGAGATTTACCACAG AAGAATGGGAATCTGCTTTAAATCAATATGATTCTGTTGGACTGGAGTCACGTTCAGATGCATTCAGCTACGATGTGTTCCTCAGCTTCAGAGGCTTAGACACACGCTATGGTTTTACGGGCTATCTCTACAAAGCTCTTCATGACAGTGGAATCCACACTTTCATTGCTGATGAAAACCTTCAGAGAGGAGAGGAAATTACACCAACAACTGTGAAAGCAATTAAAGAGTCCAGGATTGCTATCACTGTGCTTTCTGTAAACTATGCTTCTTCCACCTGTTGCTTTGATGAACTTGCAACCATTCTTGACTGCCTTAAGAGAAAAAGACTTCTGGTTTTACCAGTCTTTTATTATGTGGATCCTACACTGGTGCAATTGCAGAAAGACAGTTTTAGAGAAGCCTTGACTAAACATGAGAAGAGGCTCAAGCATGACATGGAAAAGTTGTTGAAATGGAAGATGCTTCTTCATCAAGTAGCtaagttgtttttctttcatatcGACCATGG GAATGGATATGAATATGAGTTTATTGGGAAGATTGTGGAGTGGGTCTCCAAGAAGATTAATCCTGGTCATTACCCAGTTGGAATAGAGTCAAAAGTGCAAGAAGTAATGAAACTTTTGGATGTTGGATGTGATGGTGGTGTCCACATGATAGGGATTCATGGAATTGGCGGGGTTGGAAAATCAACTCTTGCCAAAGAAGTTTATAATGATTTGATTTCGTACAAGTTTGATGCTtcatgttttattgaaaacgtGAGAGAAAAATCAAACAAGCATGGGTTACAATATCTTCAAAGCATCATTCTTCTGAATTTACTTGGAGAGAAGGACATGAAGTTAACAAGTGTGCAACAAGGGATTTCAGTGATACAACGTAGGCTCCAGAAAAAGAAGGTTCTCTTGATTCTAGATGATGTTGACAAGGAGGAGCAATTGCAGGCAGTTGTTGGAAGAGCTGATTGGTTTGGTCCTGGCAGCAGAGTCATAATCACAACACGAGATGAACAGCTGTTAGCCTCCCATAATGTTCAAACAACTTATGAGGTGAAGGGATTAAATAACGATGAGGCTCTTCAATTGCTTAAATGGAAAGCTTTTAAAAAGCATTACTTTGATCCGAGTTATGAGGAGCTCCTGAATCATGTAGTAACTTTTGCTGCTGGCATTCCATTAGCATTGGAAGTAATAGGTTCCAACTTGTATGGAAAAAGTGTAGAAGAATGGAAACCAGTCatccataaattaaaaaaatgtcctAATAATCCGGTTGAAACAATACTTAAAGCAAGCTTTGATTCTTTGGAGGAAAAAGAAAGGAGTGTTTTTCTTGACTTTGCTTGTTGCTTCAAAGGATATGAATTGGCAGAGGTCGAAGATATACTTCAAGCTCAGTATGGTCAGAACATGAAGTGTTACATTGACATATTGGTTGACAAATCTCTAGTAAAGCTTATTCATGGTACAAAACCTTGTTATGATAGAGTTACATTGCATGACTTGATTGAGGACATGGGTAAAGATATTGTCCAACAGGAATCATTGTTAGAGCCAGGTCAGCGTAGCAGGTTATGGTTACTGGAAGATGTTAGAGAAGTTTTAGAAAACAACAGG GGAACtaacaaaattgaaatcatATGTCTGGATTTCCCCATATTTGATCAAGAAGAAGGAGTAGAATGGAATGGAAAGGCCTTCCAGAATATGCAGAACCTCAGAACACTTATTATTAGAAATGGTAGTTTTTCGAAAGGTCCAGAATATCTACCAGATAATTTGAGAGTGCTTGAATGGTGGAGATATCCGTCAAATAGTTTACCATCTGATTTTCATCCAAAGGAACTTGCCATATGCAAGTTACCCTGCAGTAGTATTTCGACAATTGAGTTGACAAACTTATTGAAG AAGTCGGTGAATCtaagagtttttaaattttcaaatgcaAATGTTTAA
- the LOC114181904 gene encoding toll/interleukin-1 receptor-like protein, with product MTTPRSPAFTYDVFLSFRGEDTRHGFTGNLYKALCDGGIHTFIDDEDLQSGEEITPALAKAIEESRIAIVVLSHNYASSSFCLDELATILHCHTQGLLVLPLFYKVHPSD from the exons ATGACGACTCCAAGGTCTCCTGCATTCACATATGATGTGTTCCTCAGCTTTAGAGGGGAAGACACGCGTCATGGTTTCACTGGCAATCTCTACAAAGCTCTGTGTGACGGGGGAATTCACACTTTCATAGATGATGAGGATCTTCAGAGTGGAGAGGAAATCACACCAGCACTTGCGAAGGCAATTGAAGAGTCTAGGATTGCCATCGTTGTGCTCTCTCACAACTATGCTTCTTCCTCCTTCTGCTTGGATGAACTTGCAACCATCCTTCACTGCCACACCCAAGGATTGTTGGTTTTACCGCTCTTCTATAAGGTTCACCCTTCTGAT TGA
- the LOC114181896 gene encoding TMV resistance protein N-like isoform X2: protein MFSSSLTYDVFLSFRGEDALHGFTGNLYKALCDRGIHTFIDDDDLESGEEISPALLKVIEESRIAIVVLSQNYASSCFCLDELAVILNCKNKGLHVIPVFYKVDPSDVRHQKGSYGEALTKHQIRFKDMEKVQKWKMALRQVANLSGYHFEDGVGYEYKFIKRIAEDVKHKIIRDSFTHVSDYPIGLDSQVLEVRKVLEFGTEDGVHMIGIHGMGGIGKSTLARAVYNDLIGENFDGLCFLENVRENTNKHGLKHLQSILLSQILGDKDIYFTSMQQGISTIKCRLKMKKVLLILDDVDKPEQLEAVAGGCDWFGPGSRIIITTRNKQLLENHRVTMTYEVKELNNNDALQLLKWKAFRNVKVDPEYELVLNSLLTYASGLPLALEVIGGSLVGKSIEGWKTTVKQYEMIPKMEILSILKVNFDALEEEEKSVFLDISRFLNVYAPTEVEDILNACYGRSMKHHIGMLVEKSLLKYDYFDNRLTMHDLVRDMCISIAWEELRKEPGKNSGLWLHKDVIHVSNNTRIKGLNASSFKRMKTLQKLHKKFQFFNHFLRSSRALIWFRFSSNCLPSALDNLLKKFENLTVMSFDDCKILTHIPDVSDLPNLKELSFKECENLITVHDSVGFLTKLKILRVVGCSKLISFPPLNLNSLERLELSNCSSLENFQRFTTEWESALNQYDSVGLESRSDAFSYDVFLSFRGLDTRYGFTGYLYKALHDSGIHTFIADENLQRGEEITPTTVKAIKESRIAITVLSVNYASSTCCFDELATILDCLKRKRLLVLPVFYYVDPTLVQLQKDSFREALTKHEKRLKHDMEKLLKWKMLLHQVAKLFFFHIDHGNGYEYEFIGKIVEWVSKKINPGHYPVGIESKVQEVMKLLDVGCDGGVHMIGIHGIGGVGKSTLAKEVYNDLISYKFDASCFIENVREKSNKHGLQYLQSIILLNLLGEKDMKLTSVQQGISVIQRRLQKKKVLLILDDVDKEEQLQAVVGRADWFGPGSRVIITTRDEQLLASHNVQTTYEVKGLNNDEALQLLKWKAFKKHYFDPSYEELLNHVVTFAAGIPLALEVIGSNLYGKSVEEWKPVIHKLKKCPNNPVETILKASFDSLEEKERSVFLDFACCFKGYELAEVEDILQAQYGQNMKCYIDILVDKSLVKLIHGTKPCYDRVTLHDLIEDMGKDIVQQESLLEPGQRSRLWLLEDVREVLENNRGTNKIEIICLDFPIFDQEEGVEWNGKAFQNMQNLRTLIIRNGSFSKGPEYLPDNLRVLEWWRYPSNSLPSDFHPKELAICKLPCSSISTIELTNLLKKSVNLRVFKFSNANV from the exons ATGTTTTCCTCTTCCTTAACCTACGATGTGTTCCTCAGCTTCAGAGGGGAAGACGCACTCCACGGTTTCACCGGCAATCTCTACAAAGCTCTCTGTGACAGGGGAATTCACACCTTCATCGATGATGATGACCTTGAGAGTGGAGAGGAAATCTCACCAGCACTTCTGAAAGTAATTGAAGAGTCTAGGATTGCCATCGTTGTGCTCTCTCAAAACTATGCTTCTTCCTGTTTCTGCTTGGATGAACTTGCAGTCATCCTTAACTGCAAGAATAAAGGGCTACATGTTATACCGGTATTTTATAAGGTGGATCCTTCAGACGTGAGACACCAGAAAGGGAGTTATGGAGAAGCATTGACTAAGCATCAGATAAGATTCAAAGATATGGAGAAGGTGCAGAAATGGAAGATGGCTCTGCGTCAAGTAGCTAACTTGTCTGGCTATCATTTCGAAGACGG AGTTGGATATGAATACAAGTTTATTAAGAGAATTGCTGAGGATGTCAAGCACAAGATTATTCGTGATTCTTTTACACATGTTTCGGATTACCCAATTGGACTAGACTCACAAGTGCTAGAAGTAAGGAAAGTTTTGGAGTTTGGAACTGAGGATGGTGTTCACATGATAGGAATCCACGGGATGGGTGGGATAGGAAAATCAACACTTGCTCGAGCTGTCTACAATGATTTAATTGGTGAGAATTTTGATGGATTGTGTTTTCTTGAAAACGTGAgagaaaacacaaacaaacatgGGTTAAAACACCTGCAAAGCATCCTTCTATCACAGATATTAGGAGATAAGGACATCTACTTCACAAGTATGCAACAAGGAATTTCTACGATAAAGTGTaggttgaagatgaagaagGTTCTCTTGATTCTGGATGATGTTGACAAGCCCGAGCAATTAGAAGCAGTTGCTGGAGGATGTGACTGGTTTGGTCCTGGCAGCAGAATCATCATCACAACTCGGAACAAACAATTGTTGGAAAACCATAGAGTTACTATGACATATGAGGTGAAGGAATTGAATAATAATGATGCTCTTCAGCTGCTTAAATGGAAAGCTTTCAGGAATGTAAAGGTTGATCCAGAGTATGAGTTAGTCTTGAATAGTCTTTTAACTTATGCTTCTGGCCTTCCACTGGCTTTAGAAGTAATAGGAGGCAGCTTGGTCGGAAAAAGTATAGAAGGATGGAAGACCACTGTCAAACAATATGAAATGATTCCCAAAATGGAAATCCTAAGTATACTTAAAGTAAACTTTGATGCTTTggaggaagaagagaagagtGTTTTTCTTGATATTTCTCGTTTCTTAAATGTATATGCGCCGACAGAGGTTGAAGATATACTTAATGCTTGTTATGGTCGTAGCATGAAACATCACATTGGAATGCTGGTTGAAAAATCTCTGTTGAAGTatgattattttgataataGACTTACAATGCATGACTTGGTAAGGGACATGTGTATAAGCATTGCCTGGGAGGAATTACGGAAAGAGCCGGGGAAGAACAGTGGATTATGGTTACATAAAGATGTGATTCATGTTTCGAATAACACT AGAATAAAAGGATTGAATGCAAGCAGCTTCAAGAGGATGAAAACCCTCcaaaaacttcataaaaaatTTCAGTTTTTCAATCATTTTCTTCGAAGTTCGAGAGCATTGATATGGTTCAGATTTTCTTCAAATTGTTTACCATCTGCGTTGGATAACTTATTGAAG AAGTTCGAGAATCTAACCGTCATGAGTTTTGACGACTGCAAAATTTTGACGCACATTCCTGATGTATCTGATCTCCCAAATTTGAAGGAACTTTCATTTAAAGAGTGTGAGAATTTAATTACAGTTCACGACTCAGTTGGTTTTCTGactaaacttaaaatattgaggGTTGTTGGTTGCAGCAAGCTTATTAGTTTTCCACCTCTCAACTTAAACTCTCTCGAAAGACTAGAACTTTCAAATTGTTCCAGTCTTGAGAACTTTCAGAGATTTACCACAG AATGGGAATCTGCTTTAAATCAATATGATTCTGTTGGACTGGAGTCACGTTCAGATGCATTCAGCTACGATGTGTTCCTCAGCTTCAGAGGCTTAGACACACGCTATGGTTTTACGGGCTATCTCTACAAAGCTCTTCATGACAGTGGAATCCACACTTTCATTGCTGATGAAAACCTTCAGAGAGGAGAGGAAATTACACCAACAACTGTGAAAGCAATTAAAGAGTCCAGGATTGCTATCACTGTGCTTTCTGTAAACTATGCTTCTTCCACCTGTTGCTTTGATGAACTTGCAACCATTCTTGACTGCCTTAAGAGAAAAAGACTTCTGGTTTTACCAGTCTTTTATTATGTGGATCCTACACTGGTGCAATTGCAGAAAGACAGTTTTAGAGAAGCCTTGACTAAACATGAGAAGAGGCTCAAGCATGACATGGAAAAGTTGTTGAAATGGAAGATGCTTCTTCATCAAGTAGCtaagttgtttttctttcatatcGACCATGG GAATGGATATGAATATGAGTTTATTGGGAAGATTGTGGAGTGGGTCTCCAAGAAGATTAATCCTGGTCATTACCCAGTTGGAATAGAGTCAAAAGTGCAAGAAGTAATGAAACTTTTGGATGTTGGATGTGATGGTGGTGTCCACATGATAGGGATTCATGGAATTGGCGGGGTTGGAAAATCAACTCTTGCCAAAGAAGTTTATAATGATTTGATTTCGTACAAGTTTGATGCTtcatgttttattgaaaacgtGAGAGAAAAATCAAACAAGCATGGGTTACAATATCTTCAAAGCATCATTCTTCTGAATTTACTTGGAGAGAAGGACATGAAGTTAACAAGTGTGCAACAAGGGATTTCAGTGATACAACGTAGGCTCCAGAAAAAGAAGGTTCTCTTGATTCTAGATGATGTTGACAAGGAGGAGCAATTGCAGGCAGTTGTTGGAAGAGCTGATTGGTTTGGTCCTGGCAGCAGAGTCATAATCACAACACGAGATGAACAGCTGTTAGCCTCCCATAATGTTCAAACAACTTATGAGGTGAAGGGATTAAATAACGATGAGGCTCTTCAATTGCTTAAATGGAAAGCTTTTAAAAAGCATTACTTTGATCCGAGTTATGAGGAGCTCCTGAATCATGTAGTAACTTTTGCTGCTGGCATTCCATTAGCATTGGAAGTAATAGGTTCCAACTTGTATGGAAAAAGTGTAGAAGAATGGAAACCAGTCatccataaattaaaaaaatgtcctAATAATCCGGTTGAAACAATACTTAAAGCAAGCTTTGATTCTTTGGAGGAAAAAGAAAGGAGTGTTTTTCTTGACTTTGCTTGTTGCTTCAAAGGATATGAATTGGCAGAGGTCGAAGATATACTTCAAGCTCAGTATGGTCAGAACATGAAGTGTTACATTGACATATTGGTTGACAAATCTCTAGTAAAGCTTATTCATGGTACAAAACCTTGTTATGATAGAGTTACATTGCATGACTTGATTGAGGACATGGGTAAAGATATTGTCCAACAGGAATCATTGTTAGAGCCAGGTCAGCGTAGCAGGTTATGGTTACTGGAAGATGTTAGAGAAGTTTTAGAAAACAACAGG GGAACtaacaaaattgaaatcatATGTCTGGATTTCCCCATATTTGATCAAGAAGAAGGAGTAGAATGGAATGGAAAGGCCTTCCAGAATATGCAGAACCTCAGAACACTTATTATTAGAAATGGTAGTTTTTCGAAAGGTCCAGAATATCTACCAGATAATTTGAGAGTGCTTGAATGGTGGAGATATCCGTCAAATAGTTTACCATCTGATTTTCATCCAAAGGAACTTGCCATATGCAAGTTACCCTGCAGTAGTATTTCGACAATTGAGTTGACAAACTTATTGAAG AAGTCGGTGAATCtaagagtttttaaattttcaaatgcaAATGTTTAA
- the LOC114181905 gene encoding TMV resistance protein N-like, whose amino-acid sequence MLHGYVINKCIFIEVWSRSATKTLLLMAVISPSQAFSYDVFLNFRGSDTRQGFTGYLNKALHDSGIHVFIDDEGLQSGKIITPELKEAIEKSRIAIPVLSTNYASSSFCLDELAVILDCSRRNGLLVLPVFYKVPPRHVRHQQGSYGEALARLEKRLLEEHNMENWKMALKEVAGHSGFHFEDGKEYEHKLVEKIVERVFSFINNGEERLHVADYPVGLGSQVLEIRKLLDARKNDASVNMIGIHGMGGVGKSTLARAVYNLITDQFEGSCFLQNVREESNKHGLKHLQSIILSQVLGMKEINLASEQQGISIIKNRLKRKKVLLILDDVDQHKQLQGIAGSSDWFGPGSIVIITTRDKQLLASHEVKTTHEMKELNKEDALKLLKFKAFKNGEVYPSYTEVLDQVVTYASGIPLALEVIGSNLFGKSVQEWESAIKQYKRIPNNQIREILEVSFDSLGEEEKSVFLDIACCFKGYKLWEIEEKLCALYDNCMKYHIGVLIEKSLIKISHDERVTFHDLIEDMGKKIDHQQSPREPGKRRRLWLHEDIIQVLKDNSVSD is encoded by the exons ATGTTACATGGTTATGTAATAAATAAGTGCATATTCATTGAAGTTTGGTCCAGGAGTGCAACTAAAACTTTGTTGTTAATGGCTGTAATATCACCTTCCCAAGCATTCAGCTACGATGTGTTCCTGAATTTCAGAGGCTCAGACACACGCCAAGGTTTTACTGGCTATCTCAACAAAGCTCTTCATGACAGTGGAATCCACGTTTTCATTGATGATGAGGGCCTTCAGAGTGGAAAGATAATAACACCAGAACTCAAGGAGGCAATTGAAAAGTCCAGGATTGCGATTCCCGTGCTCTCTACAAACTATGCTTCTTCTTCCTTCTGTTTAGATGAGCTTGCAGTCATTCTTGACTGCTCCAGAAGGAATGGACTCTTGGTGTTGCCTGTCTTTTACAAAGTGCCTCCTCGTCATGTCAGACACCAGCAAGGAAGTTATGGAGAAGCATTGGCCAGACTAGAGAAAAGGCTTCTTGAGGAACATAACATGGAGAATTGGAAGATGGCACTGAAAGAAGTAGCTGGCCATTCTGGCTTTCATTTCGAGGATGG AAAGGAATATGAGCACAAGCTTGTTGAGAAGATTGTTGAGCGTGTCTTCAGCTTCATTAATAATGGGGAAGAAAGATTGCATGTTGCAGATTACCCAGTTGGACTAGGATCACAGGTGCTAGAAATAAGGAAGCTTTTGGATGCTAGAAAAAACGATGCTAGCGTCAACATGATAGGGATCCACGGAATGGGCGGTGTAGGGAAATCAACACTTGCTCGCGCAGTTTATAATTTGATCACTGATCAATTTGAAGGTTCGTGTTTTCTCCAAAATGTAAGAGAAGAATCAAACAAACATGGGTTAAAACACCTTCAAAGCATCATTCTTTCACAGGTACTTGGAATGAAAGAAATCAACTTAGCAAGTGAGCAACAAggaatttcaataataaaaaataggcTCAAGCGAAAGAAGGTTCTCTTAATTCTGGATGACGTAGACCAGCACAAGCAATTACAAGGAATTGCAGGAAGTTCTGATTGGTTTGGTCCCGGCAGCATAGTCATCATCACCACTCGCGACAAACAACTTCTAGCATCTCATGAGGTTAAAACAACGCATGAGATGAAGGAATTGAATAAGGAAGATGCTCTTAAGTTGCTTAAATTCAAAGCTTTTAAAAATGGAGAAGTTTATCCAAGTTACACGGAGGTATTGGATCAGGTAGTAACTTATGCTTCTGGTATTCCACTGGCTTTGGAAGTCATAGGTTCAAACTTGTTTGGAAAAAGTGTACAAGAATGGGAATCTGctatcaaacaatataaaagaaTTCCTAATAATCAAATCCGAGAGATACTTGAAGTAAGCTTTGATTCATTgggagaagaagagaagagtgTTTTTCTTGACATTGCTTGTTGTTTCAAAGGGTATAAATTGTGGGAGATTGAAGAGAAACTTTGTGCTCTTTATGATAACTGCATGAAATACCATATTGGGGTGCTAATTGAAAAGTCTCTCATAAAGATTAGTCATGATGAAAGAGTTACATTTCATGACTTGATCGAGGACATGGGTAAAAAAATTGACCATCAGCAATCACCGAGAGAGCCAGGGAAGCGCAGGAGATTATGGTTACATGAAGATATAATTCAAGTTCTGAAAGACAACTCGGTGAGTGACTGA